The segment GCATCCTGGGCCTGGAAGCCCCTGGTGTGAGCAGGATCCCTCCCTGTGCAGGGACCTTGCCCAGCGCCCTGACTCCTGGCACTTGggctgaggaagaagaggcCGGGATCCTGCAAGGACACCCCGACACCCAACTGCCCTCCTAGGCAGTCCTCCCCCTCACAGACTTGGCCTCCAGCCCCAGGCACACTGCCGCAGTTTGAGCAGACCAGGAGGATTTTTGGTACCAGTATGAGGAGCTAAAGGAGTGTCTGTGGGGCGCTGAGGGATCCCAGAGGGGTGGAACACAGAGGGGTCAATATTCCCTCCATCTCTTGCCCATGTTCTAGAAAAAGTCAGGCAGAcaggcagcctggctgctgttgctcctgctccttgtttggctgctgcttccctgcagttCCCTGAATCCACACCCATCAGGTGAGGGAAGAGCCGTGAAGCTCCCTCCTGAGTTGGCCCTGCTGCAGGCTCCCTCAGGCTCctatccctgccagcatccagaTCGGGTTTGTGTCTTTGTATATTAGTTCCTTATCCGATGTGTTACTGCCCTTCTGTTGTAGCAAATTTGTGATTTCTGAGATTCAGCCACCCTGCGAGGCTGGGACCAGGGTAGAGGAGGGCTTGGGCTCAATTGTCCCACATCCTGGACATTCTTCTGCAAAGAGTAGCATCTGGAAGGATCTGCTCCTCCTGCACTTCCTGCAGCCACTGCCACTGGTGGGATCAGGCACCAACACCGGGCATGAGGACAACAGACCCAGCTTGGGGACAAAAGCCATTAAGCCCATGTCCAACCAAATTCCTATAAACtcttaaatgtttattttggtattttctgGTTCCTTAGCAAAATGTATTTAGTTTAATCTATGTTACAAAGAATTGAGTTATCTTGCTGAAGATGGCTGCAGTCCAGCTCTTCCTCTGTGTGTCTGGAAGCCAAGTCCGGGGGATTGGGGGATTCAGATAAATAGCAAACAGAGATTACATGAAAGGCAGGGTCATGTTGAGGTCCTGGTTTACTCTTTCTGCCGCCGGTACTGCTGGaaccagccctgctctgggtCCACACACAACTTCTTCCCCCTCAGCAGCGTCACactggggaagagagagagactcCAGAAGCTGGGGGGGGACATGGGATCCAGCTGTGCCGTGGAGTTCCCCTGCCAGCCTGGTGATGCCTGTGGCCTCTAGCCCCCCACATTCCCCAAATATACTCATTTTTAGCAGCCTCTGAAACCTTCCCATTCTTACTGCTTGCAGCTGAAAAGTGGCTTCTTAGCTCTGTTACAGATAAAACAGTGAGGAGGGAGGTGCATGTGAAGGGCAGGAACCCTCCAGCTGTGACACCCTTCGTGGGTGGTTCGCTTTGGGGCATCCTGAAAGGCGGAAGAACTTGCAGGGAAGGGTGAGTGGGTGAGGGTGaggagctgggtgctgagggaggaAGGCTGGGTGGGGTTGGGCTTACTCACCGCACAGCCCTGTGGGGGCAGTGGGAAGGTGTCTCCTCATAGCTCCTGATGCGGAAGGCAGGGATTTCCCACTCTGTGAACATCATCTTGGAGCAGCACATTCCGTGGAGGCTGCGGACTGAGAGGTGGCAAAAGGGGTTGGTGCTCCCCCCATTGGAGGCTGTAGGTGCTCATCCAGtgctctcctgctctccccaccACCACTACAAGGGGTCTCATCTCACACTCCCAGCCATGCTGTGCCCCCAGGGTTGGAGCCCCCCGTTTCCCTGCCTGGAGGGACTTACTGCTAAGCTCCCAGCCATGCTGTGGAGATGAAACCATCCCCAAACCTGGTTTTGCTCCTTTTGAACAGGACTGTGACAGCCCCATGCTTGGGCAGCTGTCAATGCCCTTCAGTCCACAAAACCCACAGCAGAAACAGGAGTTGAAGCTCTCACTCTTCTCCCTCACCCCACAGCCAAACCTGAGCAGCTGGAAGAGCTGGGGACAGCACCAGGAGAGCTGTGGGGAAAGCACCCATGTCAGTACGCACAAGAGATGCCGTGGTTTCCAGTCCAGAGAGTCCCCAACAGAAGGGTGAGCAAGGACAAGGAGAAAACCTTCATGGCCAACCCAATGCTGAGCCAGTAACAGCAGCTCTTGACGACTTGGGGCCACCAACAGCTCCCTACCTCTCCTGTCTGCACCTTGGTCTTATATACCCCTGTCCAGCCTTTCCATGACAACACTGGACTCTCCATGGGAAAACCACCCACAGGTACTGAGAAAGGGCAAGTGTTGAATGGAAATTCCTTCTCCTGGCCACTTCAGTACCAGAGAGCAGCCCGACAGTGTGgtgagcagccagcagctctgtgccaacAGTGATACTACAAGGCCCTCAATctattttgggtttggttgttcTCACTGTCAAAGCACACAGGATGATGCCCAGACATGccaaagtttattttcaaaacccACACATTTTCAGCTCTCCTGCAATGTCTCACTTGCAATTTTGCTCTGGGGTGAGGGGCTCAGCAGTGGCCAGGCTTGCCCCAGCCCACCCAGAGACCCATCACTGGCTGCCCAACACAGTAGCTGTGCCTGTCACGGTGCCTGCCACAGTGGCAGTGCCCATCACATCGCCTTGTGGCATCCCAGGAACCTGGGCTGTCTGTGGGACCTGACCCAAGGTACCTTCAGGGGACAGCTGTGGTGGGATTTGGGCCAAGGCTCTCCACTCCTTAGGATGACTGACAAGGAGCCTGGGAAGCCCCATCCTCCCAGGCTGTGCCTGTCTCTTGCCCCTTTCACTGGAGGCTTTTCCAAAGCCTACACAGACATGGTCTGACCCCACGCACCCCCTGAACTCCCTCACAGAGCTGTGGCTGAGACTTTGTATCTTCCCAGCTCCTTACAGTCCCCAGCAGTTACAGATGGGGTTTAACACTGGGTAGGAAACCCATCAGCAGGatctgccccctccccagacaCTTGCACAGCCAGAGGTTTGCATGCATGAAGTCACATTTAATTCAATTCAGTGTGCTGTAAAAAATACAACCATGGAGCTTCTCCCCTtagcccctctgctgctgccaggccaGTGAGCACAGCCTcactgacactgctgctgcctccctgccaagcagggggggagaaggggctgtGGGGGCCACAAGGGGGTCTGGACCTGCGCACACTGCAGGGCTGGCACATCTCATCCTTGTGGGGTGCCAGGGATGGGAAAGGCCCCTTGCCTTCAGGGGCTGGTGAGGGTTGTCACAGCATGATGGGGAGgatgtccccagggagctgctgtaCCCAAATGTGGTATCCCCGCAGGTCACCTTGGTAGTCCACTGTCCTTCATGGAGGGGGACTCCCTGTGTTGCCTCTGGCCACTCCACTAgctggagatggagaaggagctgaCTTGGAAGCTTTGCTGGTACCTCTTCACCCAAGCTCTGCTTGCCTGGGCGCATATCTCCTTCCCGTTCCTCACCCTGAATCTGGGGCAGAGAGGAGATGGGGTTAGCAGGGTGATGGCACAAGGACCCCAGTGCTGGTTTTCTGAGTGGCTCAGAGGCATAGAGGATCAAAATTAGACCCACCAGTGCAAGGCAGGGGGCCTGGAAGGGTCTAGAGGGGCTTTCCCCCCAGGACTGGGTTTAAAGTACTCACATCACAGCCCGGTGTGGGCACTCAGGGCTGGTGGGGTAGCAGGCGACGATGTTGGCTCTCTTGATCCTTCTCATCTGGAAGTTGAAGCAGCACTTGTCCGGCACAGCCGGGGCTCCTGGAGTGACAGCAAAAGTTTGGCTTAGCCTGGAGGCCCCCATTTCCCATCTTAGCCCTCCTTCTTGGGGGGGGTGGGCCCCCCTTCCTACCCATGCATGAATCAAACCCATCCCGAGTGGCAGGGGGGGCTGTCCCCATCGTCCCCCAGCCCTCGGGACAGAGGGGATGGCAGTGCTCACTCTGAGCCCGGCtctggcagcacagcacagcaaggagaaggaggaggaggaggaggaggcaggccACCCTGGCCACCTTGGCCatgccaggctgcaggagggcTGCACAGTGCACAGCTGCTGGGGTTGGGGCCGTGGGGCTACTTTTATGGGGGAGCAGTGGGGCTGGGTCTCCCCAGGGCCAGTGGTTGCGTGAGCAGGGGGAGGTCCTGGTCCCCTGCCACGTCCCAAAGCACAGAGGGTGAGCAATACTGATTCCCTCCCAGGACAGccctggaaagggaaaaacctGCTCCCAGGCTGTGCTTTTGGCCCACAGTGATCTTAGGATTTTTCCTAAATCCTCCAAAATTAGGGCTGGTGGTCAGGTGGCTCCCAAAGTTTGGATTCTCACCCCAATCCCCTGGCCAGGCTGTGTGCCCCATGGCAGGAGTTCCAGGGTGAGTGAGAGTACAGGGATCTCTCTTGGatgggatcagtgctgggctcagcaccctgcagggtccccagcagctgcacacTCTCCTGACAGTCCATGTCCTCCCCCTGCACTGCAAagtttttcatttcatctcTTTGCATCCTGGCCCAGCAGATAAATGGCCAAATAACTGCACCTCTAGCAAAAGCCATGGAGAAATGGCTTCTCTGGGCTTGCACCAGGCATGTACACGGCTCTGTTGTAGTTTTGGGGGTgtctggggctgggagaggctggGCAGGTGGCTCCACTTCCCTTCCCCCCTGGTTCTAAACAGCAGCTTGTGTTTTTGGCCATGTTGAtctgggaaaggcagagaccAGTCTAGGGCTTCCTTAGTGGATTTTGACTGGCTGCAGCTGTCCAAAAAACTCTTTGTCCCCTCTTCCAGCCCCAGCAAATCCTGGGGCACATTCCAGTTGCCGGCAGCTGGCGGATGGTGGGAAGCAGTGCGGAGATGCAGACatgtccctgccagcccagctgtACTCCTCACAGCTTCTCCACATCCCTGGACACAGAGCCCAGACGGCTCCTGGGAAAACCACAACTTCCACAGGGATTGTGTCAGATGCTTCATGCTCAGAAGGGTGAtgaagcagagctctgcatcGTAGGGGCTGCCAAAGAGAGCATCCAGGGCAGGATGGGAACTGTTGGGCACAGCCCCCCTAGACAGGCCACTGGCCCCTGGTtgagagctgcttttccagccctGATTGCAGATGCTTTATTGATGCTGCAGCGTTTCTCCTCATTTCAGCTGATCGATAACCCCGGGGGAGGAAGATCTAAGTGCAACGCCTGCAGGACAGgaatgctgctgcagctggggcagcCAGCGTCATGAACGTGATCAAAGCAGCTTTGCCAGGTCAGATCTGCTTCCTATAAACTATTTGTTTGATTTATTCTTCTCCCTTTTACAGCTCTGTCTAGGGTGGATCAGCTTTTCCATTACCTTGCTGGGGCTGATGGTGAGATAAACACTAAATGCACACCATGAGtgtgctgtttccttttttaaggTCCTTGCCCAGCCCCGGCCACCAAGGACTTCCCCAGCTGCTTGCAGAGATGATTTTATATTAAGATGGGTCCTCCCTCGCTTGTCCCCAGGAAGTGGTGGCTCATAGTCCCCCTCTTCTCACCGCCCACAccctgcagagcctggctggCTCCTGCCCTGATGCAGGATGGGGCCATCTCCTGCTGTCAGAAGATGCAGATGtttagaaatgaaaaggaatagATCCTGATATCCTTGCCCAGTGGAGATTGCACCAGGGAAGTCAGGGCCAAGCCCCAGTTTCAGATGTGTTTATCAATTAGGTCACATTTAATCAGCTAAACCTGCAGTGGTGGTGCCAGGCTGGGACCAGCCCATCTCATCCTCCCAGCCTGGGCACAGGGAAAGGCTGGCAGCAATGAtccctggctgcaggagctgaggacCCAGTGGAATGAAGGGCATCGTGTGGCTTTGATGGATATCTCTGGAGGTTCAGAACCCTCTCTTCATTTTGGAGTCTGTGCCGTGCTCCTGGCTGGTGGTGATGCCAGGGCAAACCCTTTTTCCTGGCTGCTGATGCCAGGCAGTGGGATGTGGGAAGTTCTATAACCTGCTGACCCTATAACTGGGAAAAACATCCCAAAAGGGAAAGGTTTACAGCCCAAAGCAGTGGGGAGGGGCTCAGGGCAGAGCTCCCAAGGGTGAAAGTCTTTCCTCTGGGATGAGAATTCCTCTCCACATCATCCTGGGGGAGGGACTTTGCCATACCCCCGTTGTGTCATTCAGGGAGCTTGTGTTCCATCCCCTCTCAGCCGTCCCAGGCTGaactctcctccttccccctctccctgccgGGTGCTCCCTGACTCATTTACCGTGTCCTTTGGCCCCCGGCATCCTGGCTGCCTCCGCGCAGGGACCTGCCCTGGCTGAAGCGGTGATTTCACACCAAACTCCTCTGCGGAGTGAGATTACCATCTCAATGGGCTGCTTGAGCTGAGTGATCTCTTCCCCTCACTCCCCAGCCTTGGCCTTTGAAAATCCAGGGTTTAAAACTAAACCCACTGCCTCCTTATCTGCACCCTAATTTTTGCAGGTTGAACCCATCCGCATGATTTCCCAGCAACCCAAAAGGCAAGAAGCAGCATTTGATGGTGGGAAGAAACCCTCCAAAGATCAATAAAGATGCTCTTAAAATCCTCTAGACCTGGGtcaaaaataatcaaaaagcTGTCACTAGGGACCTGCTGGACTCTGGATTTCCTTCAGGTTAAAGACCCAAGGCTGGGCAGTGCCTACACAATGTGGGGAGGTGGTGACTGGCAACAGGAATCAGCACCACCAGGATGTGGGGGGCT is part of the Calypte anna isolate BGI_N300 chromosome 19, bCalAnn1_v1.p, whole genome shotgun sequence genome and harbors:
- the LOC103525737 gene encoding C-C motif chemokine 4, which produces MAKVARVACLLLLLLLLLAVLCCQSRAQRAPAVPDKCCFNFQMRRIKRANIVACYPTSPECPHRAVIFRVRNGKEICAQASRAWVKRYQQSFQVSSFSISS
- the LOC115599380 gene encoding C-C motif chemokine 18-like produces the protein MKVFSLSLLTLLLGTLWTGNHGISFRSLHGMCCSKMMFTEWEIPAFRIRSYEETPSHCPHRAVRVTLLRGKKLCVDPEQGWFQQYRRQKE